Proteins from a single region of Proteiniborus ethanoligenes:
- a CDS encoding metal ABC transporter solute-binding protein, Zn/Mn family, with translation MKRYIIGLFIIAILITGCSPSGNNSNSLNGDDKYRVVTTTTMIADLAKVIGGEYVEVQGLMGPGIDPHLYKASAGDVSLMQKSDMILYNGLHLEGKMGDVLEKLNDSGKLVVALSDGIHEEKLLTFEEGSNIYDPHIWFDIALWKQAAVHVTEGFKTLDEKHSDQYDANLKFYLDELDKLHEYINQRAAELPKEKRVLITAHDAFNYFGKAYGFEVKGLQGISTDSEAGTSDLRELANYIVDHKIKAIFIETSVPHKNIEALQEAVRAKGFEVKIGGELYSDSTGNPGTEAETYIGTLKGNIDTIVNALK, from the coding sequence ATGAAAAGATATATAATAGGATTATTTATAATAGCTATTTTAATAACAGGTTGTAGCCCCTCAGGCAACAATAGCAACAGTCTAAATGGGGACGACAAATATAGAGTGGTGACTACTACTACAATGATTGCAGACTTGGCAAAAGTCATAGGTGGGGAATATGTAGAGGTTCAAGGTCTAATGGGACCAGGAATAGATCCACACTTGTATAAGGCCAGCGCTGGAGATGTAAGTCTTATGCAAAAATCAGATATGATATTGTATAATGGTCTTCATTTAGAAGGAAAAATGGGTGATGTCTTAGAAAAGCTAAATGACAGTGGAAAGCTTGTAGTAGCCTTATCAGATGGTATTCATGAAGAAAAGCTTTTAACATTTGAAGAAGGGTCCAATATATATGATCCTCATATATGGTTTGATATTGCTTTATGGAAACAGGCTGCTGTTCATGTGACAGAGGGCTTTAAAACTCTAGATGAAAAACACTCTGATCAGTATGATGCAAATCTAAAATTTTATCTAGATGAACTTGACAAGCTACATGAATATATTAACCAAAGAGCAGCGGAGTTACCTAAGGAAAAAAGAGTACTAATAACTGCTCATGATGCTTTTAATTATTTTGGCAAGGCATACGGATTTGAAGTAAAAGGATTGCAAGGAATTAGCACTGATTCGGAAGCGGGTACTTCAGATTTGCGTGAGCTTGCAAATTATATTGTAGATCATAAAATAAAAGCAATATTTATTGAAACTTCTGTTCCTCATAAAAATATTGAGGCACTACAGGAAGCAGTAAGGGCTAAGGGTTTTGAAGTGAAAATTGGTGGAGAACTGTATTCAGACTCTACTGGAAATCCAGGTACAGAAGCAGAAACATATATAGGAACATTAAAAGGTAATATTGACACAATAGTCAATGCTTTAAAATAA
- a CDS encoding metal ABC transporter ATP-binding protein has translation MSENLEYIIEVEDMTVAYHAKPVLWDIDLDIPKSVLMAIVGPNGAGKSTLIKAMLDLVKPVSGNVLFNGASYREQRRYIGYVPQSGSVDWDFPTNVLDVVLMGRYGILGWIKRPRAEDKAKAMEALKKVGMDEFANRQISQLSGGQQQRVFLARALVQDADIYFMDEPFKGVDAKTEKAIIALLKELRERGKTVIVVHHDLQTVSEYFDWVVLLNTQIIASGPVNQVFTEENLKKTYRSTGQILKR, from the coding sequence ATGTCAGAAAATCTTGAGTATATTATAGAGGTTGAAGATATGACGGTGGCTTATCATGCGAAGCCTGTTTTATGGGATATAGACCTAGACATACCTAAATCAGTTTTGATGGCAATTGTAGGTCCAAATGGTGCAGGTAAATCAACATTAATAAAAGCAATGCTAGACCTTGTAAAACCTGTTTCAGGCAATGTACTATTTAATGGTGCTTCTTATAGAGAGCAAAGACGCTATATCGGATATGTTCCCCAAAGTGGAAGCGTAGATTGGGATTTCCCCACCAATGTATTGGATGTAGTTCTCATGGGACGTTATGGGATATTAGGGTGGATAAAAAGGCCTAGGGCAGAGGATAAGGCTAAGGCAATGGAGGCATTGAAAAAAGTAGGCATGGATGAATTTGCAAATAGACAAATAAGCCAGTTATCGGGAGGACAACAGCAAAGGGTATTTCTTGCAAGAGCTTTAGTTCAAGATGCAGACATATATTTTATGGATGAACCTTTTAAAGGAGTAGATGCTAAAACGGAAAAAGCTATTATAGCCCTTTTAAAAGAGCTAAGGGAGAGAGGAAAAACTGTAATTGTTGTACACCACGACCTTCAAACTGTTTCAGAGTACTTTGACTGGGTAGTTTTACTTAATACTCAGATTATTGCCTCAGGTCCTGTAAATCAAGTCTTTACAGAAGAAAACCTTAAAAAAACCTATAGAAGCACTGGACAAATTTTGAAAAGGTAG